The Vitis vinifera cultivar Pinot Noir 40024 chromosome 3, ASM3070453v1 region AGAAAACATCATCAAACAGATTTGGAGttcgtttgataatgattttaggatgtattttcaaactttttaatacttaaaattttgtattattcaagtattaaaaatgctatAAACGTTCcctaaaattactaccaaacgcattcttatttttatttttaaatatgtttctaaaattttattaaacattaaaaaaaaaatattttctatgttagaagtgtttttaaaaaatattatataagagtgtgtttgataatgattttaaaaaatatttataatatttataacacttaaatgataaaaaattttaagtattaaaaatattatctaaatcaCTATAAAACGAGTTTTAATTACATTGTTTTTTCCAAAAGCATTTCATAGGTAAACCTCCCATAAACAATTCTTTTAAAgagaatatttaaaaacattttgaataaaaagCATTCATTATTTATCAACCAATTctcatattcaaattaaaaaattttacattcaaaaattaaaaataattttcttgcaTTATGACTTTTAAGGAAagagtttattaatttttctttgtcCATCTTTTGAAGGACTCCCAaacaattttgattatttttttaattgtccaCAACGACtatgtattaaataatttttccattttaataaaaagcatgattattttattacaatatcaatattcataaattttaaaatatttttatttatttataattaaaactattttttaataggatttagtaaatttaattggtattatataaattaaatttataattcttttatAGAATCAAaatagaacattttttttaaattaattcaaatatatttatccagataaggttttttattttttttttcaaagtaattttagaaatattgcttttaataatgattataaatattatgtttttaacttaaaaacaatatttaaaaataggtttttttaaaaaataataattaaaaaaaatcgcAAAACATGCTAAAActctcctctctttttttttttttttgacaactttcaaatttttttttttcgctcTTTTAATAGTTGGTGGGGACTTTGTCCTagatatttttcctattttagatCTCCCCGCTCCCTTCATTGATCGATTTCATTGTTCGCCATTCTTTCTTCACAGTCGCCGCTAATGGAATCCGATGATGCCAAAGTGGTGTTCGACTGCCGCTTCTTCCGAGTCTACAAAGACGGCCATGTCCAAAGGCACCGCCCCATCGAAAAAATTCCTCCGGCCGACGACCTGCACAGCGGACTTCGAGCCAAAGACGTCGTCGTTTCGCCCGAAACCGGCGTCTCAGTCCGACTGCTCCTTCCCAAAATCAAGGACCCAGATCAAAAGCTTCCTCTCCTCTTCTACATCCATGGCGGTGGCTTCTCCTTCGAGTCCGCTTTCTCTCCTCGCTTCGACGCCTACCTCAAGTCCCTAGTATCACAAGCCAACGTCATTGGTGTCTCAGTAGAGTATAGGCTTGCGCCGGAGCACCCAATCCCTGCTTGTTATGACGATTCGTGGGCAGCGCTCCAGTGGGTCGCGTCCCACGCCAATGGAAATGGTCCGGAACCGTGGCTGAACAGCTACGCTAATCTGAGTCGGGTTTTCATCGCCGGAGACAGCGCCGGAGCGAACATTTCACATACATTAATGGTTCGGGTCGGGTCTCTCGGATTAGCGGGTGCGAACGTGGTTGGGATGGTTTTGGTGCACCCGTATTTTGGAGGCACGACTGATGACGGGGTGTGGCTCTACATGTGTCCAAACAACGGTGGGTTGGAGGATCCTAGACTTAGACCAACTGCAGAGGATATGGCGATGCTAGGATGTGGGAGGGTGTTGGTGTTCTTGGCTGAGAATGATCATTTGAGGGACGTAGGATGGAATTACTGTGAGGAGTTGAAGAAGAGCGGGTGGGAAGGGATGGTGGAGACTGTGGAAAATCACGGGGAGAGACACGTGTTCCATCTGATGAATCCCAGGTGTGAGAACGCTGCGACTCTAATGGGAAAAATCGTTTCCTTCCTCAACCAAGAGTAGACCTTccctcttcctttttttgtgTGAGGGTGTGTTTGGATGCAGGGTTGAATAAGCAACGATCAAGAATAGGTCAGAGCTTTCTGGGTTTTGATGCCTATTATTAATTTGTGATCCAGACTctatattttaatgtttgtgAAGTTAGGTGTCTTCAATGGAATTTTCAGAagattcaattatttaatagaAGAGTATCTAATCTTTAATGCATCAAAGGACtaaataattaatatcataTCAATCATTAATTCTTTTATGGTGGAAGCCAGGTCACGCTCTTGGCCaacatttaatattttaagcTTCATATGGCCTTAAGAGCCTTAAGTAACATGAACTTATACTTTAGTCACAAGATACAAGATtactataaatttaattttatttgatcattaaTAGATTTACTATAAATCATTTGGGTTGTGACAAGTGACCAAACATTTAGCAGAAAATTTGGTGGGACGGATGGATAAACCCGTCACCTGATCTTTATGACTTTGTCTTTAACAATTATACTGTGAAGAAAAAGTAGCAGGGTGTTTATAACTCTGGAAACAAAGCTTTCGAGAAGCAGCCAAGCCAATGGGGTCCAGCCATAGTGAAGTAGCTCATGAGTTCAGGTTCTTCCGGGCCTACAGAGATGGCCGGGTGGAGATCTTGAGATCCCAAGAAGAGAAAATTCCTCCGTTCGACGACCCCCAAACTGGGGTACGGTCCAAAGACGTGGTCATCTCGTCCGAAACAGGACTATCTGCCCGAATCTTCTTACCCGATACAGCCCATCCGATCGAGAAACTGCCGCTTCTGTTCTACATCCACGGCGGAGGCTTCTGTATGCGATCTGCCTTCGGTATCGACTATCACAACTACGTCTCCACTCTGGTTTCCCAAGGAAATGCCATCGCTGTTTCTGTGGAATACGGGTTGTTTCCGGATCATCCGATACCCGCCTGCTACGAGGACTGTTGGGAAGCGCTCCAATGGGTCGCATCCCACGCTAAGGGAGGTGGCCGCGAGCCCTGGTTGATCAATCATGCCGACTTTGACCGGATTTTTATCGTCGGAGACAGTGCCGGAGGTAATATATCTCATACAATGGCGGTTCGGGTCGGGACGATTGGGTTGGCGGGTGTGAGGGTTGTTGGAGTGGTGATGGTTCATCCATTTTTTGGAGGAACGATTGATGATGAGATGTGGATGTACATGTGTCCGACAAACGGTGGGTTGGAGGATCCAAGGATGAAACCGGCTGCAGAGGATCTAGCTAGGCTAGGGTGTGAGCGGATGTTGTTGTTCGTGGCTGAGAAGGACCATCTGAGGGACGTAGGATGGAGATACTACGAGGAATTAAAGAAGAGTGAGTGGATAGGGACAGTCGAGATTGTGGAGAATCATGGGGAGGAGCATTGCTTTCACCGCCGTGACCTTACTTATGAGAAGGCTGTGGCTTTGATCCATCGCATCGTTTCATTCATTAAGCAGTCGTAGCTTTTCTTAGTACATTATTGCATAAATGTTCTTAATCTGTAGAAGATAATTAGagattgaatattaaaaattattatcttatatattaaataattttattaatttactcAAACCCTATATGGAACAAGGATCTACCTAATCTTCCCCACCGTCCAGGAATTTTTATGTAATTCATGTGGAAAATCTTGGGAGTTACGACTTGTGGGGTGTGATTGGGATATCCAAATTggattatataatataaaaataccaCATATTGTTTGGTGAGATGTAACTTCCTCTCCAAGGTCAATTTAGGATCAAGAAAATTAGTTGGAAACTGTCCTTCAGTCTTCTCCCTctataaaaaaaacccaatttgCCTTCACCAGCCTCACACCCAGAACTTCTTCGCTGAGGCCAATGGAGTCCGACAGTGAAGTATCCCATGAATTCCGCTTCTTCAGAGTCTACAAAGATGGTCGCGTACACCTTTTTATGCCACCAGCCGAAAAATTCCCACCCTCCGACGACCCAACAACTGGGGTGCGATCCAAGGACGTCCACATCTCCCCTGATACAGGTGTTTCAGCCCGAATATTTCTACCCAAAACCCCAAGCCCGACCCAAAAGCTCCCTTTACTCTTCTATGTACACGGTGGAGGCTTTTCTATGCTTTCTGCCTTCGCTCGCCCCTATATTGACTGCCTCAACTCCATCGTCTCTGAAGCTAACATCATCGCCGTCTCCGTCGAATACGGTTTGTTCCCCGATCGTCCCATACCCGCTTGCTACGAGGACTCTTGGGCAGCTCTCCAGTGGGTGGCGTCCCATGCTAGTGGAGACGGCCCTGAACCATGGCTGAACGACTATGCTGATTTCAACCGGGTCTTCATAGCCGGCGACAGTGCCGGAGGAAACATATCACATACGCTAGCGGTTCGGGTCGGGTCCATTGGGTTAACTGGCGTGAGGGTGGTCGGGGTGGTGTTGGTGCATCCCTACTTTGGAGGTACAGATGATGATAAAATGTGGCTGTACATGTGCCCTACCAATGGTGGGTTGGAAGATCCTAGGATGAAGCCGGCTGCAGAGGACCTGGCCAGGCTAGGGTGTGAAAAGGTGTTGGTGTTTGTGGCAGAGAAGGATCATCTGAGGGAAG contains the following coding sequences:
- the LOC100260659 gene encoding probable carboxylesterase 12, with product MESDDAKVVFDCRFFRVYKDGHVQRHRPIEKIPPADDLHSGLRAKDVVVSPETGVSVRLLLPKIKDPDQKLPLLFYIHGGGFSFESAFSPRFDAYLKSLVSQANVIGVSVEYRLAPEHPIPACYDDSWAALQWVASHANGNGPEPWLNSYANLSRVFIAGDSAGANISHTLMVRVGSLGLAGANVVGMVLVHPYFGGTTDDGVWLYMCPNNGGLEDPRLRPTAEDMAMLGCGRVLVFLAENDHLRDVGWNYCEELKKSGWEGMVETVENHGERHVFHLMNPRCENAATLMGKIVSFLNQE
- the LOC100265900 gene encoding 2-hydroxyisoflavanone dehydratase, which produces MGSSHSEVAHEFRFFRAYRDGRVEILRSQEEKIPPFDDPQTGVRSKDVVISSETGLSARIFLPDTAHPIEKLPLLFYIHGGGFCMRSAFGIDYHNYVSTLVSQGNAIAVSVEYGLFPDHPIPACYEDCWEALQWVASHAKGGGREPWLINHADFDRIFIVGDSAGGNISHTMAVRVGTIGLAGVRVVGVVMVHPFFGGTIDDEMWMYMCPTNGGLEDPRMKPAAEDLARLGCERMLLFVAEKDHLRDVGWRYYEELKKSEWIGTVEIVENHGEEHCFHRRDLTYEKAVALIHRIVSFIKQS
- the LOC100255589 gene encoding 2-hydroxyisoflavanone dehydratase — protein: MESDSEVSHEFRFFRVYKDGRVHLFMPPAEKFPPSDDPTTGVRSKDVHISPDTGVSARIFLPKTPSPTQKLPLLFYVHGGGFSMLSAFARPYIDCLNSIVSEANIIAVSVEYGLFPDRPIPACYEDSWAALQWVASHASGDGPEPWLNDYADFNRVFIAGDSAGGNISHTLAVRVGSIGLTGVRVVGVVLVHPYFGGTDDDKMWLYMCPTNGGLEDPRMKPAAEDLARLGCEKVLVFVAEKDHLREVGWNYYEELKKSGWKGTVEIVENHGEEHCFHLHDLSYEKSVDLIKQIASFINRE